One Pseudodesulfovibrio cashew DNA window includes the following coding sequences:
- a CDS encoding Lrp/AsnC family transcriptional regulator: MINRKIDDLDLKILNILQDDGKVSNAEIARKVGKAPSAVLERVRKLRRNGIIKGYECIVDHKMLGRALTAFTSIRVEEGVGATEVGAKLAELPEVLEVHYTAGRDSYLVKVRVEDTESLQATLAKFGTISAVRDTNSTIVLTTVKESRVIPLPTNDE; this comes from the coding sequence ATGATAAACAGAAAAATTGACGATCTTGATCTTAAGATTCTGAACATACTTCAGGACGATGGCAAGGTGTCCAACGCCGAAATCGCTCGCAAGGTGGGCAAGGCTCCTTCCGCCGTGCTGGAACGGGTCCGCAAACTCAGGCGCAATGGCATCATCAAGGGATACGAGTGCATCGTGGACCACAAGATGCTCGGCCGCGCCCTGACCGCCTTCACTTCCATCCGCGTGGAGGAAGGCGTGGGAGCCACCGAGGTGGGGGCCAAGCTGGCCGAACTGCCCGAAGTGCTGGAGGTGCACTATACGGCAGGACGGGATTCCTACCTGGTCAAGGTCCGTGTCGAGGACACCGAGTCACTCCAGGCGACCCTAGCCAAGTTCGGGACCATTTCCGCCGTACGCGATACCAACTCCACCATTGTGCTGACAACGGTGAAGGAGTCGCGGGTAATTCCACTACCAACAAACGACGAATAG
- a CDS encoding ABC transporter permease, with protein sequence MPQQRPTAMHPEARVTVQPDVNGLRITLAGRLDAPGTAAVWDDAVAPLADGMPRSVLVDCGEVDYLDGAGLALLLKIREKAVCSGGSLELTNLTDDQQRLVELVWRYELPCWSPKKSKERRGIFVAVAMATEEVFRALYEMIAFVGEATVILFQSVMHPTRVRWKDVLLSCLNVGVDSLFIITLIGFLMGLIMSFQSAVSLERFGGEIFVPNMLGLVMFREMGPLVTSILLAARSGSAFAAEIGTMKINEELDALTTMGLSPMRFMVVPKLLSALFMIPLMTIFFNMASLVGGAVVMLSLGFPLVTFTSRVFAYLDFLDFWGGMIKAFVFAVLVAGVGCLRGLQTRSGASAVGLSTTSAVVSGIILIAFADGIFAMAFYYMGW encoded by the coding sequence TTGCCCCAGCAAAGACCGACCGCCATGCATCCCGAAGCCCGCGTCACGGTACAGCCCGATGTCAACGGCCTGCGGATCACGCTTGCGGGACGCCTTGACGCGCCGGGGACGGCAGCGGTCTGGGACGACGCCGTGGCCCCACTGGCCGACGGCATGCCCCGCTCGGTGCTGGTCGACTGCGGAGAGGTGGACTATCTTGACGGCGCGGGCCTGGCTCTGCTGCTCAAGATCAGGGAAAAGGCCGTTTGTTCGGGCGGAAGCCTGGAACTGACCAACCTGACCGACGACCAGCAGCGACTGGTGGAGCTGGTCTGGCGCTACGAACTCCCCTGCTGGTCGCCCAAAAAATCCAAGGAGAGACGCGGTATATTCGTGGCCGTGGCCATGGCCACCGAAGAGGTCTTTCGCGCTCTCTACGAGATGATCGCCTTCGTGGGCGAAGCCACGGTCATACTGTTTCAGTCGGTCATGCATCCGACGAGAGTCCGATGGAAGGACGTACTTCTCTCCTGCCTCAACGTGGGCGTGGACTCCCTGTTCATCATCACCCTGATCGGCTTCCTTATGGGCTTGATCATGTCTTTCCAATCGGCGGTCAGCCTGGAACGGTTCGGCGGAGAAATCTTCGTCCCCAACATGCTCGGCCTGGTCATGTTCCGCGAAATGGGACCGCTGGTCACCTCCATTCTCCTGGCGGCCAGGTCCGGTTCGGCCTTCGCCGCCGAGATTGGCACCATGAAGATCAATGAGGAACTGGACGCGTTGACCACCATGGGACTCTCACCCATGCGCTTCATGGTCGTGCCCAAACTTCTCTCCGCCCTATTCATGATCCCGCTCATGACCATCTTCTTCAACATGGCCAGCCTGGTGGGCGGTGCGGTGGTAATGCTCTCCCTCGGATTTCCCCTGGTCACCTTCACCTCGCGGGTCTTCGCCTATCTTGATTTTCTCGATTTCTGGGGCGGCATGATCAAGGCTTTCGTCTTCGCCGTTCTGGTGGCTGGAGTCGGCTGCCTGCGCGGACTGCAAACCCGTAGCGGCGCCAGCGCCGTCGGCCTGTCCACCACCAGCGCGGTGGTCTCGGGCATCATCCTCATCGCCTTTGCCGACGGCATCTTCGCCATGGCTTTCTATTATATGGGATGGTAG
- a CDS encoding DMT family transporter, producing MTDTQGKGKALLALCMAAFLWASSFIALKVGFRHFDPMVVIFGRMFMASLCFLTVCKSLSNVEYRKGDWKLLAFMGICEPGLYFIFEALSLTYTDASQAGMITALLPIMVAVAARFFLGEHITRRTLSGFGLAIAGAFVLSAAAQSTETAPNPILGNFLEFLAMVCATGYMVTLKGLMPRYNPWFLTMIQAFVGSLFYFPLLFLPSTELPTQFSLIGFMAIAYLGIFVTIGAYGLYNYGMSKISASQASAFINLIPVITLALGFIFLGERLNLIQYAASALVIAGVYLTQEKKTA from the coding sequence ATGACGGATACACAAGGCAAGGGCAAGGCGCTCCTGGCGCTCTGTATGGCGGCCTTTCTCTGGGCCAGTTCCTTTATCGCCCTCAAAGTTGGCTTCCGCCATTTCGATCCCATGGTGGTCATCTTCGGCCGCATGTTCATGGCCTCCCTTTGCTTCCTGACCGTCTGCAAATCCCTTAGCAACGTCGAATACCGCAAAGGCGACTGGAAGCTGCTCGCCTTCATGGGCATCTGCGAACCGGGACTCTATTTCATTTTCGAGGCCCTGTCCCTGACCTACACCGACGCTTCTCAGGCGGGTATGATCACCGCCCTGCTCCCGATCATGGTCGCTGTCGCCGCCCGCTTCTTCCTGGGCGAGCACATCACCCGGCGGACCCTATCCGGATTCGGACTGGCCATTGCCGGCGCATTTGTCCTCTCCGCCGCAGCCCAGTCTACGGAAACGGCCCCCAACCCCATTTTGGGCAACTTCCTCGAATTCCTGGCCATGGTCTGCGCCACGGGCTACATGGTTACCCTCAAGGGACTGATGCCCCGCTACAATCCCTGGTTCCTGACTATGATCCAGGCCTTTGTCGGCTCCCTGTTCTATTTCCCCCTGCTCTTCCTGCCCAGCACAGAGCTACCGACCCAGTTCTCACTCATCGGATTTATGGCCATCGCCTATCTCGGCATCTTCGTCACCATCGGGGCCTACGGCCTCTACAACTACGGTATGTCAAAGATATCGGCCAGCCAGGCCTCGGCCTTCATCAACCTGATCCCGGTCATCACCCTGGCTCTGGGCTTTATCTTCCTCGGCGAACGGCTCAACCTGATCCAATACGCTGCCTCTGCCCTAGTCATTGCCGGGGTCTATCTGACTCAGGAGAAGAAAACGGCCTAA
- a CDS encoding ABC-type transport auxiliary lipoprotein family protein, with amino-acid sequence MKHIRIPILFLALALAAAACVKLGGQPLVKRYYRITPERTAEAVPPQDDTILKVRRLSVSELYDTRELVYQMRDGRIESDFYNLFFVTPGNNLTAELRHWLAASGRFAHIVEPGSLVVPSLTLEGVVNALYGDYSSDSPAAVVDMQFFVVDEATSGNEVIFSGNYHQRVPFAAPDPAQLVQAMTQGVQAIFDQLEQDLKTAPLTR; translated from the coding sequence ATGAAACACATCCGTATCCCCATTTTATTTCTGGCCCTGGCCCTGGCTGCCGCCGCCTGCGTCAAGCTGGGCGGCCAGCCCTTGGTGAAACGATACTACCGTATTACACCCGAGAGGACCGCAGAGGCCGTGCCCCCACAGGACGACACGATCCTCAAGGTCCGCCGCCTGAGCGTGTCCGAGCTCTACGACACCCGCGAGCTGGTCTACCAGATGCGGGACGGACGCATCGAATCGGATTTCTACAACCTGTTCTTCGTCACGCCGGGCAACAACCTGACGGCGGAACTCCGCCACTGGCTTGCCGCCTCGGGCCGGTTCGCGCACATTGTCGAGCCAGGCAGCCTGGTGGTGCCCTCCCTCACCCTGGAGGGGGTTGTCAACGCCCTCTATGGCGACTATTCATCGGACTCGCCCGCTGCGGTGGTTGACATGCAGTTCTTCGTGGTGGACGAAGCCACTTCCGGCAACGAGGTCATCTTTTCCGGAAACTATCACCAGCGGGTGCCCTTTGCCGCCCCTGACCCGGCGCAACTGGTCCAGGCCATGACACAAGGCGTCCAGGCCATTTTCGACCAGTTGGAGCAAGACCTCAAAACCGCGCCACTTACCCGGTAA
- a CDS encoding TetR/AcrR family transcriptional regulator, which yields MSETNSTFENLPDEKRNRVLAEATEEFAEHGYHQASVNRIVKRLGIAKGSLFKYFGSKEGLFEYLFGQAVAEFKKPLKAIRDSGSGDFFERIEQSFLASGAFIDAHPHLYSIYLKMLFNESFPLRDKFLGEIRAAHAKYLRRLVDDGIASGQLRSGLDRDMTVYTLHSTLDRFLQSHALPSLDMGIEPVGRTIEDKARAVADLLRHGLGNA from the coding sequence ATGAGCGAGACCAATAGTACATTTGAAAACCTGCCGGATGAGAAACGAAATCGCGTCCTGGCCGAAGCCACCGAGGAGTTCGCCGAACACGGCTACCATCAGGCTTCGGTCAACCGTATCGTCAAGCGGCTGGGCATCGCCAAGGGCTCGCTGTTCAAGTATTTCGGCAGCAAGGAAGGCCTCTTCGAATACCTCTTCGGCCAGGCCGTGGCCGAGTTCAAGAAACCTCTGAAAGCCATTCGCGACAGCGGCTCAGGCGACTTCTTCGAACGCATCGAGCAGAGTTTCCTCGCAAGCGGCGCCTTCATTGACGCGCATCCGCACCTCTACAGCATCTATCTAAAGATGCTGTTTAACGAATCCTTCCCCCTGCGGGACAAATTTCTCGGCGAAATCCGCGCGGCCCATGCCAAGTACTTGCGGCGGCTGGTGGACGACGGCATAGCTTCAGGCCAACTGCGCTCCGGCCTGGACCGGGATATGACGGTATACACCCTCCACTCCACCCTGGACAGGTTCCTGCAAAGCCACGCCCTGCCCTCACTGGACATGGGCATCGAGCCCGTCGGACGAACCATAGAGGACAAAGCCCGCGCCGTCGCAGACCTGCTGCGCCACGGCCTGGGAAACGCATAG
- the mqnE gene encoding aminofutalosine synthase MqnE: MQLLKSDFYENMGLAGIKAKVDAGERLSFEDGKKLFACPEPLAVGALANQARSRLHGNKAFYVINQHVNYTNVCVNGCTFCAYQREEGQEGGFVLDRNAVLAKLQTGGLTPREVHIVGGCHPRLDLAYFEDILRAVKEQYPGVVLKCFTAVEIAHFAKLENQTTREVLTRLKNAGLDMLPGGGAEIFAPEIRQQICPRKSTAEQWLAVHEEAHSLGIKTNCTMLFGHIESEEDRLDHLIRLRESQDRSGGYTCFIPLPFLTENSQLAIEKPLTGLDELKTIAVARLMLDNVPHVKAYWVMLGTKQAQAALKFGADDFDGTVVEEKIGHEAGATSEQGMTRRELTDMIRGCGCTPVERDGFFNEI, encoded by the coding sequence ATGCAACTGCTCAAAAGCGATTTTTACGAAAACATGGGACTGGCCGGCATCAAGGCCAAAGTCGATGCTGGGGAGCGGCTCTCCTTCGAGGACGGCAAAAAGCTCTTCGCCTGCCCTGAGCCCCTGGCTGTAGGCGCGCTGGCCAACCAGGCCAGATCCCGGTTGCACGGCAATAAGGCCTTTTACGTCATCAACCAGCACGTCAACTACACCAACGTCTGCGTCAATGGATGCACCTTCTGCGCCTACCAGCGCGAAGAAGGGCAGGAAGGCGGTTTCGTCCTCGACCGGAACGCGGTCCTGGCCAAGCTCCAAACCGGCGGTCTGACCCCGCGCGAGGTCCACATCGTGGGCGGCTGCCACCCCAGGCTCGACCTGGCCTATTTCGAGGACATCCTGCGCGCGGTTAAGGAACAGTATCCCGGCGTGGTGCTCAAGTGCTTCACCGCCGTGGAAATCGCCCATTTCGCGAAACTGGAGAACCAGACTACCCGAGAAGTCCTCACGCGCCTGAAAAACGCGGGGCTGGATATGCTGCCCGGCGGTGGGGCCGAAATCTTTGCGCCGGAAATCCGCCAACAGATCTGCCCGCGCAAGTCCACTGCGGAGCAATGGTTGGCCGTGCACGAAGAGGCCCACTCCCTGGGCATCAAGACCAACTGTACCATGCTCTTCGGCCACATAGAGTCCGAGGAGGACCGACTGGATCACCTGATCCGGCTGCGTGAGTCCCAGGATCGTAGCGGCGGGTACACCTGTTTTATCCCGCTGCCCTTCCTGACGGAGAACAGCCAGCTCGCCATTGAAAAGCCTCTCACCGGCCTGGATGAGCTCAAGACCATAGCCGTGGCCCGGCTCATGCTCGACAACGTTCCGCACGTGAAAGCCTACTGGGTGATGCTTGGAACCAAGCAGGCCCAGGCCGCGCTCAAGTTCGGGGCGGACGACTTCGACGGCACGGTGGTCGAGGAAAAGATCGGCCACGAAGCAGGAGCTACCTCTGAACAGGGGATGACCCGAAGGGAACTGACCGACATGATTCGGGGCTGCGGCTGTACTCCGGTGGAGCGCGATGGCTTTTTCAACGAGATCTGA
- a CDS encoding ABC transporter ATP-binding protein produces MKQRGKPIISVRDLTCGYGDTVVVENVSFDVMPGEVFVILGGSGCGKSTLLKNMIGLYQPMSGSVEFDGRDLISATGDERAAIIRKFGVMYQMGALFGSMSLLQNVMLPLEEFTDLPREARDMIGKSKLAMVNLENAFYKLPAALSGGMKKRAAIARAMALDPEILFLDEPGAGLDPISSAELDDLILNLSETLGITFVIVTHELESIYKTADRVIMLDKEVRSIVAEGDPKVLRDTSDNIFVKRFFHRMPSLGKTDGVEADRNMTDNASPSQGKVAR; encoded by the coding sequence ATGAAGCAGAGAGGCAAACCGATCATCAGCGTGCGCGACCTGACTTGCGGATACGGCGACACCGTGGTCGTGGAAAACGTCTCCTTCGACGTCATGCCCGGGGAAGTGTTCGTAATCCTGGGTGGCTCGGGCTGCGGCAAATCCACTCTGCTCAAAAACATGATCGGGCTCTATCAACCCATGTCCGGAAGCGTCGAGTTCGACGGCCGGGACCTGATCTCGGCCACAGGTGATGAGCGCGCCGCCATCATCCGCAAATTCGGCGTCATGTACCAGATGGGCGCCCTGTTCGGCTCCATGTCCCTGTTGCAAAACGTCATGCTTCCGCTGGAAGAATTCACGGACCTGCCGCGGGAGGCCAGGGATATGATCGGCAAGTCCAAGCTGGCCATGGTCAACCTGGAAAACGCCTTCTACAAGCTCCCGGCCGCCCTCTCCGGCGGCATGAAAAAACGGGCCGCCATAGCCCGGGCCATGGCACTGGACCCTGAAATCCTCTTTCTTGACGAACCCGGCGCAGGGCTGGACCCCATCTCCTCGGCGGAGCTGGACGACCTGATCCTCAACCTCTCCGAGACCCTGGGGATTACCTTCGTCATAGTTACCCACGAACTGGAATCCATTTACAAAACCGCGGATCGCGTTATCATGCTGGACAAGGAGGTGCGGTCCATCGTGGCCGAAGGCGACCCCAAGGTTCTGCGCGACACCTCGGACAACATCTTCGTGAAACGATTCTTCCACCGCATGCCTTCACTGGGCAAAACGGACGGCGTGGAAGCGGACCGCAACATGACGGACAATGCCTCCCCGTCGCAAGGCAAGGTTGCTCGATAA
- the yjgA gene encoding ribosome biogenesis factor YjgA, with amino-acid sequence MRKKQKRDLYAPEEFDEREERPSRSQLKRDMHDLQQLGGDLAALGDRVVKEANLPPEVEKALLLIKKLTKHEARRRHMQYVGKLMRTFDTSHVREIVEAAHQGHQVKTEKFHRLEKIRDALVDGDDDLLQELFETHPEDGQRLRQLVLGARREKASGKPSKNARALFKLLREFPEDEES; translated from the coding sequence ATGAGAAAAAAACAAAAAAGAGATTTATACGCACCCGAGGAGTTCGACGAGAGAGAGGAGCGCCCGAGCCGCTCACAGCTCAAGCGCGACATGCACGACCTGCAACAGCTCGGCGGCGATCTGGCCGCCCTGGGCGACCGCGTCGTCAAGGAAGCCAACCTCCCGCCCGAGGTTGAGAAAGCGTTGCTGCTCATCAAAAAACTGACCAAGCACGAGGCCAGGCGTCGCCACATGCAATACGTGGGCAAGCTCATGCGCACCTTTGACACAAGCCACGTAAGAGAGATCGTGGAGGCGGCCCACCAGGGCCACCAGGTCAAGACCGAAAAATTTCATCGTCTGGAGAAAATACGCGATGCCCTGGTGGACGGGGACGATGACCTGCTCCAGGAACTTTTCGAAACCCACCCGGAAGACGGGCAGCGGCTGCGCCAACTCGTGCTCGGCGCGAGAAGGGAGAAGGCGAGCGGGAAGCCGTCCAAGAATGCCCGAGCCCTGTTCAAGCTGTTACGCGAATTTCCCGAAGACGAAGAAAGTTGA
- a CDS encoding 1,4-dihydroxy-6-naphthoate synthase — protein sequence MNRALKMGYSPCPNDTFIFHGLASGLVPWPGGLDILLADVEELNARAVKGELDVVKVSAAAAAEILDEYVLLRAGGAMGYGVGPLLVSRDRRDVASLDGATVAIPGRRTTANLLFGLCCKEAGVSVELKEMVFDEVMPAVAAGEVDAGVVIHEGRFTFAEHGLTRLLDLGAFWEEHTGLPILLGAIAIRRSLGMDTARRMNEAIRQSLLAARENPERARAYIKSHAQEMDDNVIREHIRTFVTDYSLDVGDAGAGAVERLLREAGATVEDVFIEL from the coding sequence ATGAATAGAGCACTCAAGATGGGGTATTCCCCCTGCCCCAATGATACGTTCATCTTTCATGGCCTTGCCTCGGGTCTGGTGCCCTGGCCCGGCGGGCTGGACATCCTCCTGGCAGATGTCGAGGAACTCAACGCCCGGGCTGTTAAGGGTGAGCTGGACGTGGTCAAAGTTTCGGCGGCCGCCGCGGCGGAGATTCTGGATGAGTACGTGCTCCTGCGAGCGGGCGGCGCCATGGGTTACGGCGTGGGCCCCCTGCTGGTGTCGCGGGACCGTCGGGATGTCGCCTCGCTTGATGGCGCTACCGTGGCCATTCCGGGCCGCAGGACTACGGCCAATCTGCTGTTTGGGCTCTGCTGCAAGGAGGCCGGGGTGTCGGTGGAGTTGAAGGAGATGGTTTTTGACGAGGTCATGCCCGCCGTGGCGGCTGGCGAAGTTGACGCCGGGGTGGTCATTCACGAGGGAAGGTTCACCTTTGCCGAGCATGGCCTGACGCGGTTGCTCGATCTGGGGGCGTTCTGGGAGGAGCACACCGGACTGCCCATTCTTCTCGGGGCCATAGCCATCCGGCGTTCGCTGGGCATGGACACGGCCCGGCGGATGAATGAGGCCATTCGGCAGAGCCTGCTCGCGGCGAGGGAGAATCCCGAGCGCGCCAGGGCCTACATCAAAAGTCATGCCCAGGAGATGGATGACAATGTGATCCGGGAGCACATCAGGACTTTTGTCACGGACTATAGCCTGGACGTGGGTGATGCCGGAGCTGGCGCGGTTGAGCGACTGTTGCGTGAAGCCGGGGCCACGGTGGAGGACGTATTTATTGAGCTCTGA
- a CDS encoding MlaD family protein: MRKHDYFKLGAFIVVGTCMLVAVVIILGAGRYFQTTFIVESYFNESVNGLEVGSPVKLRGVAIGRVAAINFVNNKYQEANDTDARYVLVECDINPDLFQDQDYEEFRSSLNKEVTTGLRVRPTSLGLTGQLFLNFVYVDPESNPPLSIDWTPDVAYVPSVPSTLGRIEGAVTTISQTLSGIKQGDITSIVEDVKSIVDTIDNFMRAEGGKEAGNRMLSILKETNTLIARVNELMADPELERLIPEVVGAVAGVNKIVNGAADDVIAAAAEANKAMASFKKTADSLNKTLTDPRMKKAMAEIAPALENVARASGDLAAAVGKVHALANRLNSVVAGEESNIHAILEDARQVMQNLKELSGDAKRYPSGVFFGQPPEKAGSGTP, translated from the coding sequence ATGCGCAAACACGACTACTTCAAACTCGGAGCCTTCATCGTTGTCGGCACCTGCATGCTGGTGGCCGTGGTCATCATCCTCGGCGCGGGCCGCTACTTTCAGACCACCTTCATTGTGGAAAGCTACTTCAATGAATCGGTAAACGGCCTTGAGGTAGGCTCGCCGGTGAAGCTGCGCGGCGTGGCCATAGGCAGGGTGGCGGCTATCAATTTCGTGAACAACAAGTACCAGGAAGCGAATGACACTGACGCCCGCTATGTGCTGGTGGAATGCGACATCAACCCGGACCTCTTCCAGGACCAGGATTACGAGGAATTCCGTTCCTCACTGAACAAGGAAGTGACTACCGGCCTGAGGGTTCGTCCCACCTCGCTGGGGTTGACCGGCCAGCTCTTCCTCAACTTCGTCTATGTCGACCCCGAATCCAACCCTCCCCTGTCCATCGATTGGACACCCGACGTGGCCTACGTCCCGTCCGTGCCCAGCACCCTTGGCCGCATCGAAGGCGCAGTGACGACCATTTCCCAGACCCTGAGCGGCATCAAGCAGGGCGACATCACCAGCATCGTCGAGGACGTCAAGTCCATCGTCGACACCATCGACAACTTCATGCGAGCCGAGGGCGGCAAGGAAGCGGGCAACCGCATGCTCTCAATCCTCAAGGAGACCAATACCCTCATAGCTCGTGTCAACGAACTGATGGCCGACCCCGAGCTGGAGCGCCTCATCCCCGAAGTGGTGGGAGCCGTAGCGGGCGTCAACAAGATCGTCAACGGTGCCGCGGACGACGTCATAGCCGCCGCAGCCGAAGCCAATAAGGCCATGGCCAGCTTCAAGAAGACGGCCGACTCCCTGAACAAGACACTGACTGACCCGCGCATGAAAAAGGCCATGGCGGAGATTGCTCCGGCTCTGGAGAACGTGGCTCGCGCTTCAGGAGATCTGGCCGCAGCCGTGGGCAAGGTCCACGCCCTGGCCAACCGACTGAACTCGGTGGTGGCGGGCGAGGAGTCAAACATTCACGCCATCCTCGAAGACGCCAGGCAAGTAATGCAAAACCTCAAGGAACTCTCCGGCGATGCCAAGCGCTATCCGTCCGGCGTCTTCTTCGGCCAGCCGCCCGAAAAGGCCGGCTCCGGCACCCCTTAA